One stretch of Pseudomonas sp. NC02 DNA includes these proteins:
- a CDS encoding AAA family ATPase — MRIETIYVENFQGLRSANLDLTTAPITMVCGLNGAGKSSLKEAIGLALGESARIALKKDYGQLITEGEKKAQIIIGHDGVASSITLPKGTLERNDIEGQDYLPYVLNPEAFANLDDKARRSLLFALTKSSGKPQVVVEKLVARGADAAKVEKIKPLLLRGFGAAMDEAKTYTAESRGAWKAIAGENYGSEKAEGWMVTIDPLPEGTPEVTQDDLTQAQADLAAAAAEIEKGNQHLGGLNAKRQATASAAKRKIELAEAFALLPRAQAKLDTTETELKKWDEAIAKGFEKVEAYDGEASCECPSCHVKLKVAGKSVELFTGKTADSKKLAEAQSELSKAREAKALMDRTKINDLAAVQKAEQAGRDLEALNATAGEDVTDAMVERVEKALLVQRNTRDSAKAKVEMMAERLDLIAGAHKRGTEAAKHHQDVKDWTLIAAALAPDGIPGEILAGALEPINTSLATLSATAGWPKVAISTDMAITANGRLYALLSESERWRCDALIALTIAMASGLSLVLMDRFDVLLPAVRAQLLGMLLNLSKAHGIQAIICGSLKEKPTKLPADFQVVWIENGTAGGDVQLQKAG, encoded by the coding sequence ATGCGTATCGAAACCATCTACGTCGAGAACTTCCAGGGCTTGCGCAGCGCAAACCTGGACCTGACTACCGCGCCCATCACCATGGTGTGCGGCCTGAACGGCGCCGGTAAGTCCAGCCTGAAAGAGGCCATTGGCCTGGCGCTGGGCGAGTCTGCACGGATCGCCCTCAAGAAGGACTACGGCCAACTGATCACCGAGGGTGAAAAGAAAGCCCAGATCATCATCGGGCACGACGGCGTGGCCAGCAGCATCACGCTGCCCAAGGGCACGCTTGAGCGCAACGATATCGAGGGCCAGGATTACCTGCCCTACGTGCTGAACCCCGAAGCCTTCGCCAACCTGGACGATAAGGCGCGCCGGTCCCTGCTGTTCGCCCTGACCAAGTCCAGCGGCAAGCCGCAGGTGGTGGTGGAAAAACTGGTCGCCCGGGGCGCCGACGCTGCCAAGGTCGAGAAGATCAAGCCCCTGTTGTTGCGGGGCTTCGGCGCTGCAATGGATGAGGCCAAGACCTACACCGCCGAAAGCCGGGGCGCCTGGAAGGCCATCGCCGGCGAGAACTACGGCAGCGAAAAGGCCGAAGGCTGGATGGTCACCATCGACCCACTGCCCGAGGGTACGCCCGAAGTCACCCAGGATGATTTGACCCAGGCCCAGGCGGATCTGGCCGCTGCTGCCGCTGAAATCGAGAAAGGCAACCAGCACCTGGGTGGCTTGAACGCCAAGCGCCAGGCCACCGCCAGCGCGGCAAAGCGGAAAATTGAACTGGCTGAAGCGTTCGCGCTGCTGCCCCGGGCCCAGGCCAAGCTGGATACCACCGAAACCGAGCTTAAAAAGTGGGATGAGGCGATTGCGAAAGGGTTCGAAAAGGTCGAGGCCTACGACGGTGAAGCGTCCTGCGAATGCCCGAGCTGCCACGTCAAGTTGAAGGTGGCCGGCAAGTCGGTTGAGTTGTTCACCGGAAAGACGGCAGACAGCAAGAAACTGGCGGAAGCCCAGTCAGAGCTGAGCAAGGCCCGCGAGGCAAAAGCCCTGATGGACCGCACCAAGATCAACGACTTGGCGGCGGTGCAGAAGGCTGAACAGGCTGGCCGTGACCTTGAAGCGCTGAACGCCACCGCCGGCGAAGACGTGACCGACGCCATGGTAGAGCGTGTCGAGAAAGCATTGCTGGTGCAGCGCAATACGCGGGACAGCGCCAAGGCCAAGGTGGAAATGATGGCCGAGCGCCTGGACTTGATCGCCGGCGCCCACAAGCGCGGTACCGAGGCGGCCAAGCACCACCAGGACGTGAAGGACTGGACGCTGATCGCCGCAGCTCTGGCGCCGGACGGCATCCCCGGCGAAATTCTGGCCGGTGCCCTGGAGCCAATCAACACCAGCTTGGCCACCCTGTCGGCCACCGCCGGCTGGCCAAAGGTAGCCATCAGCACCGATATGGCAATCACCGCCAATGGCCGCCTGTACGCGCTGCTGTCGGAGTCGGAGCGGTGGCGCTGTGACGCGCTGATCGCCCTCACCATCGCCATGGCTTCCGGTTTGAGCCTGGTGCTGATGGATCGCTTCGACGTGCTGCTGCCGGCGGTTCGCGCCCAACTGCTGGGGATGCTGCTCAACCTGAGCAAGGCCCACGGCATACAGGCAATCATATGCGGATCACTGAAAGAGAAGCCCACCAAGCTGCCCGCCGACTTCCAGGTGGTCTGGATCGAGAACGGCACCGCCGGCGGCGA